In Desulfosporosinus sp. Sb-LF, the following are encoded in one genomic region:
- a CDS encoding glycosyltransferase, whose product MQFDFSKKPGKQLLNRDIDCSGEPLVSLITPYYNAGKYFEQTFNCVMNQTFPYFEWIIVDDGSTSEEDIKILETFAKKESRIKVYHKDNGGIATARNMGIKHACTNIVIPLDGDDLIVPTFLECLYFGLYFNPDATWSYTDCVGFQNQEYIWRKDFSPEGMKHENVLVCTAAIRKDHFEKIGFYDESERNYNEDWCAWLRLMGKSRYPVHVKLYGFWYRRLDDGVLSKVLTDAEVAHKSRRLIDAAAATVDTSIRAIQYPRHNKVNLFSRPVLSEWNRKLYQHHNKIHVMMLIPWMAMGGASLFNLEVVRRIDKSKFEMSILTTESGESDWRQRFEEYVTDIFELPNFLDVQNFAEFVSYFIKSREIDVIYIVNSYYSYYILPWLRKEFPEIAIVDCIHADMDFWRAGGYARISRVTDCVLDKTVTTNEHSRGIMINKYGKSSKKVKTIYTGVDQEYMNPNVISCEGLKIKCGIDESRPTVLYLCRIAPEKRPFLMLEIAKEARKRIENIAFLVVGDGYQFDEFKNKIITEHLENTVYCVGRQEEIRPYYKACDILLICSIKEGIAITTFDAMQMGKPVVSGNVGSQYELVTDETGKLIPCRQSESEHFDSRDFPELEVKDYADAIEKILSDKDTYGQMSRACFRKIGDSFSMEKTIFSIERLFESLIYDKHALEKRREMAEHLATVSEIVKDYITLFTEYVGKDQESEEVWAAREWYRKLYEQQCVRGQRTESSHFLNLSEAEARLEEIYNMRTWKIIQKYRHFMDYSRTGKILCKMRNLFRDKAGESYETN is encoded by the coding sequence ATGCAGTTTGATTTCTCGAAAAAGCCTGGAAAGCAGCTTCTAAACAGGGATATAGACTGTTCCGGTGAACCGCTTGTGAGTTTGATTACTCCATATTATAATGCAGGAAAGTATTTTGAACAAACATTTAACTGTGTGATGAATCAAACTTTTCCATATTTTGAGTGGATTATTGTGGATGACGGGAGTACTAGTGAGGAAGATATTAAAATTCTTGAAACCTTTGCAAAGAAGGAATCCCGCATCAAAGTCTACCACAAAGACAATGGTGGGATTGCAACTGCCCGTAATATGGGAATTAAACACGCGTGTACTAATATCGTAATTCCCCTAGACGGAGATGACTTGATTGTCCCGACTTTTTTAGAGTGCCTTTATTTTGGACTTTATTTCAATCCGGATGCAACATGGAGTTATACAGATTGTGTAGGTTTTCAGAATCAGGAATATATTTGGAGAAAAGATTTTTCCCCAGAAGGAATGAAGCATGAAAATGTGCTGGTTTGTACGGCTGCTATTCGCAAAGATCATTTTGAGAAAATTGGGTTCTATGATGAATCTGAAAGAAATTATAATGAGGATTGGTGTGCCTGGCTTAGACTAATGGGTAAAAGCAGATATCCGGTACATGTGAAGCTTTATGGTTTTTGGTATCGAAGGTTGGATGACGGAGTTCTGTCTAAGGTGCTGACGGATGCTGAAGTTGCCCATAAGTCAAGGCGTTTGATTGATGCCGCTGCAGCTACTGTTGACACGAGTATTCGCGCCATACAATATCCCCGACATAACAAAGTGAATTTATTCAGTAGACCAGTATTGTCCGAATGGAACAGAAAGCTTTATCAGCATCATAATAAAATCCATGTGATGATGCTGATTCCATGGATGGCAATGGGCGGCGCGTCTTTATTTAATTTAGAGGTCGTGCGTAGAATTGATAAAAGCAAATTCGAAATGAGCATATTGACAACTGAATCAGGAGAAAGCGATTGGAGGCAACGCTTTGAGGAGTATGTGACGGATATTTTCGAGCTTCCGAATTTTTTAGACGTACAGAATTTCGCCGAGTTTGTCAGCTATTTTATTAAATCAAGGGAAATTGACGTTATTTATATAGTGAATTCATACTATTCATATTACATACTGCCGTGGCTCCGTAAGGAATTTCCAGAAATTGCGATTGTCGACTGCATTCATGCGGATATGGATTTTTGGAGAGCCGGTGGCTATGCTCGTATCTCTCGGGTGACCGATTGTGTTTTGGATAAAACTGTGACCACCAATGAGCATTCAAGAGGCATTATGATAAATAAATATGGTAAGAGTAGCAAAAAAGTGAAGACAATTTATACAGGGGTTGACCAAGAATATATGAATCCCAACGTGATAAGTTGCGAGGGCTTAAAGATTAAATGCGGGATCGATGAAAGTCGCCCCACCGTGTTGTATTTGTGCCGTATTGCGCCAGAAAAGCGTCCATTTTTGATGTTGGAAATTGCAAAGGAAGCGCGTAAACGCATCGAAAACATTGCTTTCTTGGTTGTGGGGGACGGTTATCAGTTTGATGAATTTAAGAATAAAATCATCACTGAACATCTGGAAAATACTGTGTATTGTGTGGGGCGGCAGGAAGAGATACGGCCTTATTATAAGGCGTGTGACATTTTGCTGATTTGCTCTATTAAAGAGGGAATTGCAATCACTACTTTTGATGCGATGCAAATGGGAAAACCGGTGGTCAGTGGGAATGTAGGAAGCCAGTACGAGTTGGTAACGGATGAAACGGGGAAGCTTATCCCGTGCAGGCAATCAGAATCGGAGCATTTTGACAGTCGAGACTTCCCAGAGTTAGAAGTGAAGGATTATGCGGATGCGATTGAGAAAATTTTGTCAGACAAAGATACTTATGGACAGATGAGCAGAGCCTGCTTCCGCAAAATAGGAGATTCTTTTTCCATGGAGAAAACGATTTTTTCTATAGAAAGATTATTTGAATCCCTTATCTATGATAAACATGCCTTGGAGAAGAGGCGGGAAATGGCAGAGCATTTAGCGACCGTATCGGAGATCGTGAAAGACTATATTACGCTTTTTACAGAGTATGTAGGGAAAGATCAAGAAAGCGAAGAAGTTTGGGCTGCACGTGAATGGTATAGAAAGCTCTATGAACAACAGTGTGTGCGGGGGCAACGAACAGAGAGTTCACATTTTCTGAATTTATCGGAAGCAGAGGCTCGCTTGGAGGAGATTTACAATATGCGTACTTGGAAAATTATACAGAAGTACCGACATTTTATGGATTATTCTCGGACTGGTAAAATACTCTGTAAGATGAGGAATTTATTCCGAGATAAAGCGGGAGAAAGTTATGAGACAAATTAA
- a CDS encoding polysaccharide pyruvyl transferase family protein: MKYGLLVFQETTNIGDDIQSFAAKRFLPQVDYMIDRESLDLFVPEKREQIATIMNAWYMYRRYNWPPSPYIYPLLLSIHFSNVDYSDYLGIGSNFLEGMGKEYLKNYGPVGCRDDSTLQLLKEKQISSYLSGCLTLTLSRNPEIVQGNYICLVDVDDEIAGKVKACVKDREIKMISQTVNYNKHPISWETRFERVQALLNLYQGAACVVTSRLHCALPCLALGTPVLLINQNVNSDRFSNFLPFLNYTSKQKFMDDVYYYDFASPLPNKEDYLSTRKALIEKCERFVNSVKMVSLIDKSLPEIIDFKSFWLEKASWQKSIIAGGTNKYQSVIDNNVKYIHELMNEKKWLLEQVDNYQKEDEKKTIAISSLKDWINELERAKKWLEEQWNAQKSLREEKDIYLSQVLKDKEWLEEQWNAQKSLCEEKDIYLSQVLKDKEWLEKQWNMEKTLREKQEILISREEEEIAELKNKLVKVEYKFNRIKNDSLVKKIIKLKRYEI, from the coding sequence ATGAAATACGGATTACTTGTTTTTCAGGAAACTACGAATATTGGGGATGATATTCAGTCGTTTGCGGCTAAGCGCTTTTTGCCTCAGGTGGACTACATGATTGATCGCGAAAGTTTGGACTTGTTTGTACCAGAAAAGAGAGAACAAATTGCAACAATAATGAATGCATGGTATATGTATAGGAGATATAATTGGCCACCGTCACCATACATTTATCCACTTTTGCTGTCTATACATTTTTCGAACGTAGACTATTCCGATTATTTAGGGATAGGATCAAATTTTTTGGAAGGAATGGGAAAGGAATATCTAAAGAACTATGGACCGGTAGGCTGTCGGGATGATAGTACCCTTCAATTACTGAAGGAAAAACAGATATCTAGTTACTTATCGGGTTGTTTAACCTTAACCTTGTCAAGGAATCCCGAGATTGTTCAGGGTAATTATATATGCCTAGTAGATGTAGATGATGAGATCGCAGGTAAAGTAAAAGCTTGCGTAAAAGATAGAGAAATAAAAATGATCAGTCAAACAGTGAACTATAATAAGCATCCGATTTCATGGGAAACACGTTTTGAGAGAGTACAAGCTCTTCTGAACTTATATCAAGGAGCAGCTTGCGTTGTTACGTCGAGACTGCACTGTGCACTCCCTTGCTTAGCATTGGGCACGCCGGTTCTACTGATTAATCAGAATGTCAATTCGGACCGCTTTTCTAACTTCTTGCCTTTTTTGAATTATACGTCAAAGCAGAAGTTTATGGATGATGTCTATTATTATGATTTTGCGAGTCCGCTTCCCAATAAGGAAGATTATTTATCAACTAGAAAAGCTTTAATTGAAAAGTGCGAGCGATTTGTCAATAGTGTGAAGATGGTATCTCTCATTGATAAGAGCCTACCAGAGATTATTGATTTTAAATCATTTTGGCTGGAAAAAGCTTCGTGGCAAAAAAGTATAATTGCGGGAGGGACCAATAAATATCAGTCTGTAATTGACAATAATGTAAAGTATATTCATGAACTCATGAATGAAAAGAAATGGTTGCTCGAACAAGTCGACAATTATCAAAAAGAGGATGAGAAAAAGACAATTGCCATATCTTCACTGAAAGATTGGATTAATGAGTTGGAACGTGCCAAAAAATGGCTAGAAGAGCAGTGGAATGCTCAAAAGTCATTACGCGAAGAAAAGGATATCTATTTAAGTCAGGTCTTAAAGGATAAAGAGTGGTTGGAAGAACAGTGGAATGCACAGAAATCATTATGCGAAGAAAAGGATATCTATTTAAGTCAGGTCTTAAAGGATAAAGAATGGTTGGAAAAACAGTGGAATATGGAAAAGACCCTTCGTGAAAAACAAGAAATACTTATTTCCCGAGAGGAAGAAGAGATCGCAGAACTTAAGAACAAACTCGTCAAGGTCGAATATAAATTTAATCGTATTAAAAACGATAGTTTGGTAAAAAAGATTATTAAATTAAAGAGATATGAAATTTAG
- a CDS encoding glycosyltransferase: MAFDFTKEPGKICLNRNLNTKGTPLLSLITPYYNAGKYLEQTFYSVVSQTFPFFEWIIVDDGSTNEEDISLLMKFSELDNRIQVYRKNNGGIASARNLGVQKSTTDIVVPLDADDLIIPTYLELLYFGLYFNPHASWSYTDCLGFQGQQYLWRKDFSSDVMKRENILVCCAAIRKKDFEEIGFYSECAKQYNEDWFAWLKLLGLGKYPVHIRQYGFWYRRQDNGVLSEVLNNDEIVQQNKKLIAQAAATVKVPVTAKEYPYNSSVNMFRAPIVFHKQQKVFQEHCKIHVMFLIPWLEMGGADLFNLDVVRNLDRSRFEISILTTVRGDGFWRQRFEEYVTDIFELPNFLDVENYAEFVSYFIKSREIDLIFLSNSYYGYYLLPWIRKEFPKVAIVDCIHADLEFWRSGGYTRLSAAVDYVIDETFITNEYTRNIMLNKYGKSKEKTQVIYTGVDEEYFNPDLVSDEGIKARYGIIESRPTVLYLCRIEPEKRPFLMLEIARETRKKIPSIAFLVVGDGRQFKEFQQHIQRYNLSDTVYCAGRQEDIRPYYKACDLSLICSLKEGLSIVTFDSMQMGKPVVSADVGSQYELVNEETGMLIPFRQNEEIDFDSRNFPEEEVLDYVNAIREVLENKPRYLRMSIACQQKIKEGFSTKLMIKTLEKEFKNLVKNPEMIARRDERSDELKRLDSFVNDYLTVFSEVEKHENINKNSYGSDAKNELMRLANSKWGSRIIKLAFKLKLNKMF; the protein is encoded by the coding sequence ATGGCCTTTGATTTTACAAAAGAACCAGGAAAAATCTGTCTCAATCGAAATCTGAATACGAAGGGTACCCCTTTGCTCAGTTTGATTACTCCGTATTACAATGCAGGAAAATATCTTGAGCAAACCTTTTACAGTGTTGTTAGTCAGACTTTTCCGTTCTTTGAGTGGATCATTGTGGATGATGGGAGTACAAACGAGGAGGATATTTCATTATTAATGAAGTTTTCTGAGTTGGACAATCGCATTCAGGTTTACCGTAAGAATAACGGTGGGATCGCCTCCGCTCGAAATTTAGGAGTTCAAAAAAGTACGACGGATATAGTGGTGCCTTTGGATGCGGATGACCTCATTATACCCACATATCTAGAACTTTTATATTTTGGACTGTATTTTAATCCTCACGCATCTTGGAGCTATACCGACTGTCTTGGTTTTCAGGGACAACAATATCTATGGAGAAAAGATTTTTCCTCTGACGTGATGAAACGCGAAAATATACTAGTATGTTGTGCTGCAATCCGAAAGAAAGATTTCGAGGAAATCGGCTTTTACTCAGAATGCGCGAAACAATATAATGAAGACTGGTTCGCATGGCTGAAGTTGCTGGGCTTGGGGAAATATCCGGTTCATATCCGTCAATATGGATTTTGGTATCGGAGGCAAGACAACGGAGTGCTGTCGGAAGTGCTCAATAATGATGAAATCGTTCAACAGAATAAGAAGCTGATTGCACAAGCCGCCGCTACTGTTAAAGTGCCAGTGACTGCGAAAGAATATCCCTATAACAGTAGCGTTAATATGTTTCGTGCACCGATAGTTTTCCATAAACAGCAAAAGGTATTTCAGGAACATTGCAAAATTCATGTTATGTTTCTAATTCCGTGGTTGGAAATGGGAGGAGCAGACCTGTTTAATTTGGATGTAGTGCGAAATTTGGACAGATCACGCTTCGAAATCAGTATTCTCACCACGGTTCGAGGTGACGGCTTTTGGCGGCAACGGTTTGAGGAATATGTAACCGATATTTTCGAGCTTCCGAACTTTTTGGACGTCGAAAATTACGCTGAGTTTGTCAGCTATTTTATAAAGTCGAGGGAAATAGATTTGATTTTTCTTAGCAATTCATATTACGGCTATTATTTGCTGCCGTGGATTAGAAAGGAATTTCCGAAGGTAGCAATTGTAGATTGCATTCATGCAGATCTGGAGTTTTGGAGGAGTGGCGGTTATACGAGACTCTCTGCTGCGGTAGACTACGTCATTGATGAAACTTTTATTACCAATGAGTACACAAGAAATATCATGTTAAATAAATACGGGAAATCCAAGGAAAAAACACAGGTGATTTATACTGGTGTTGATGAGGAATACTTTAATCCCGACCTTGTTTCCGACGAGGGCATAAAAGCTCGGTACGGTATTATAGAAAGTCGTCCGACAGTTCTCTACTTGTGCCGTATCGAACCAGAAAAAAGACCGTTTCTTATGCTTGAAATTGCGAGGGAGACACGAAAAAAGATTCCTAGCATCGCCTTTTTGGTAGTTGGTGATGGTCGTCAGTTCAAGGAGTTCCAGCAACATATTCAAAGGTATAACTTGAGTGATACTGTATACTGTGCAGGTAGACAAGAGGATATTCGTCCTTATTATAAGGCATGTGATCTTTCCTTGATCTGTTCTTTGAAAGAAGGGCTATCGATCGTGACATTTGACTCCATGCAAATGGGTAAGCCCGTGGTTAGTGCTGATGTTGGTAGCCAATATGAGTTGGTGAATGAAGAAACAGGCATGTTGATTCCGTTCAGACAGAATGAAGAAATAGATTTTGATAGTAGAAATTTTCCTGAGGAAGAGGTATTGGATTATGTCAATGCTATAAGGGAAGTGTTGGAAAATAAACCCAGGTATCTTCGGATGAGCATTGCATGTCAACAGAAGATTAAAGAAGGTTTTTCTACAAAATTAATGATTAAGACACTTGAGAAGGAATTTAAAAATTTGGTTAAAAATCCAGAAATGATAGCTAGAAGAGATGAACGTTCAGACGAGCTAAAACGACTCGATTCATTTGTAAATGACTATTTGACAGTTTTTAGTGAGGTAGAAAAACATGAAAATATTAATAAAAACAGCTATGGCTCGGATGCGAAAAATGAATTGATGCGGCTTGCAAATTCAAAATGGGGTTCCAGAATAATAAAATTGGCATTTAAACTGAAGTTAAATAAAATGTTTTAA
- a CDS encoding ABC transporter ATP-binding protein, whose translation MEGNMIEVDRVSMMYNRSSERVDNIKEYVVKLLKRQLMFEEFWALRDVTFNVKKGEAVGIVGLNGSGKSTLLKLIAQIMKPTKGAVSIYGTVAPLIELGAGFDMDLSARENIFLNGTVLGYSRRQIRGMFEGIMDFSELWDFVDSPLKNYSSGMVARLGFAIATASLPDILIVDEILGVGDYKFQEKCQKRMNEIIGNGATVLFVSHSIKQVRELCTRVIWLEKGRIVMNDMVDVVCKKYMEE comes from the coding sequence ATGGAGGGGAATATGATAGAAGTCGACCGTGTTTCCATGATGTATAATCGGAGCTCCGAGCGCGTCGATAATATAAAAGAATACGTGGTAAAGTTATTAAAAAGGCAGCTGATGTTTGAAGAATTTTGGGCGTTAAGGGATGTTACTTTTAATGTGAAAAAAGGAGAGGCGGTTGGAATTGTTGGACTAAATGGTTCCGGTAAAAGTACTTTGTTGAAACTAATTGCGCAGATCATGAAACCAACAAAGGGTGCTGTGAGCATTTATGGCACGGTAGCACCGCTAATTGAATTAGGTGCCGGGTTTGACATGGATTTATCGGCCCGAGAAAATATTTTTTTAAATGGCACTGTGCTTGGATATAGCAGACGTCAAATAAGAGGAATGTTTGAAGGAATCATGGATTTCTCAGAATTATGGGATTTCGTTGATTCACCTTTAAAGAACTATTCCTCTGGTATGGTGGCTCGTTTGGGGTTTGCTATTGCAACCGCAAGTTTGCCAGATATTTTAATTGTAGATGAAATCCTTGGTGTCGGAGATTATAAATTTCAGGAAAAATGTCAGAAGCGCATGAACGAAATAATTGGAAACGGTGCGACAGTCTTGTTTGTGTCCCATTCCATTAAGCAGGTTCGAGAATTATGTACAAGAGTTATTTGGTTGGAAAAAGGACGGATAGTAATGAACGATATGGTTGATGTGGTTTGTAAAAAGTACATGGAAGAGTAG
- a CDS encoding ABC transporter permease, with product MIKLKVMFSGFVKYQDLLYELVVRDIKIRYRRSFLGLLWTLLNPILMMAVITLVFSHLFRFDIENFAIYFFTGNILFAFVAESTTNALYSITGSGNLIKKVYIPKYLFPMSKVLSSVVNLFFSYIAMMLVMVFTGVSFHVTMILSIIVMAYIIMFALGLGLILATVMVFFRDTAHLYGVVTLAWMYLTPIFYPISMLQGKLDIVLKINPMVYFITYLRNVVLYNMVPSMGENLTCFGIGVGFLIVGLFVFYRNQDKFILYI from the coding sequence ATGATTAAATTAAAAGTTATGTTTTCTGGCTTTGTTAAGTATCAAGATTTACTTTATGAACTGGTTGTAAGAGATATCAAAATTCGGTATCGTCGTTCGTTTTTGGGTCTTTTATGGACGCTGTTGAACCCGATTCTAATGATGGCAGTAATAACATTGGTGTTTTCGCATCTATTCCGGTTCGACATTGAAAATTTTGCCATTTACTTTTTTACGGGAAACATTTTATTTGCATTTGTTGCTGAGTCTACTACAAACGCGCTCTATTCTATCACTGGAAGCGGAAATTTGATTAAAAAGGTTTATATTCCTAAATATTTGTTCCCAATGTCAAAAGTTTTATCGAGCGTAGTAAATCTTTTTTTCTCATATATTGCTATGATGTTAGTTATGGTTTTTACGGGCGTTTCATTTCATGTAACAATGATATTGTCAATAATAGTAATGGCATATATTATTATGTTTGCTCTTGGTCTGGGCCTTATTCTTGCCACGGTTATGGTCTTTTTTCGGGATACCGCGCATCTCTATGGTGTGGTTACGCTTGCTTGGATGTATTTGACACCGATTTTTTATCCGATATCCATGTTGCAAGGAAAGCTTGATATCGTTTTAAAAATAAATCCTATGGTGTACTTTATTACGTATCTGCGAAATGTCGTACTATATAATATGGTTCCTTCAATGGGGGAGAACCTCACTTGTTTTGGGATAGGTGTGGGCTTCTTAATTGTTGGATTATTTGTTTTCTACCGCAATCAGGATAAATTTATTTTATATATTTAG
- a CDS encoding glycosyltransferase: protein MVEVSVVMGLYNCEKTLGIAIEAILAQTFSNWELIMCDDGSADDTVELVRRYREKDSRIVLLKNDCNHGLAYSLNRCIEIANGKYIVRQDADDSCDPARFAKQILFLREHPEIDFVGTRGRIFKVSADEDSGSYWFCSCPQKKDFLMTLPFVHASIMFRKDLLIRVGGYNAKRAYLRSEDYELFMRIYAAGYQGANINEPLYFIREDDGTYQRRKYRYRWNEFIVKFEGFRRLELMPMGLFYAVKPLIVGLIPIKFLKSLKAVYYKDK, encoded by the coding sequence ATGGTCGAGGTTTCTGTAGTTATGGGCTTGTATAATTGTGAAAAAACACTTGGAATAGCAATAGAAGCTATTCTTGCACAAACTTTTTCTAATTGGGAGCTTATTATGTGTGATGATGGTTCTGCGGATGACACAGTTGAACTTGTCCGGCGCTATAGGGAAAAGGACAGCAGGATTGTGCTTTTGAAAAATGACTGCAATCATGGACTTGCCTATAGCTTGAATCGATGCATTGAAATCGCAAATGGAAAATACATAGTAAGGCAGGACGCGGACGACAGTTGCGATCCTGCGAGATTTGCAAAACAAATCCTTTTTTTAAGAGAACATCCTGAAATTGATTTTGTAGGAACGAGAGGAAGAATTTTTAAAGTTTCTGCCGATGAAGACAGCGGAAGTTATTGGTTTTGCTCTTGTCCGCAAAAGAAAGATTTCTTGATGACATTGCCGTTCGTGCATGCATCCATAATGTTTCGTAAAGACCTGTTAATAAGGGTGGGAGGATATAACGCAAAGAGAGCATATTTGCGCTCGGAGGACTATGAACTTTTTATGCGAATATATGCGGCGGGATATCAGGGCGCTAATATAAATGAGCCTCTGTATTTTATTAGGGAAGATGACGGAACCTATCAGCGTAGAAAATACCGTTATCGCTGGAATGAGTTTATTGTTAAATTTGAGGGGTTTCGTAGATTGGAGCTAATGCCTATGGGCCTCTTTTATGCGGTGAAGCCTTTAATAGTAGGTTTAATCCCTATTAAGTTTTTGAAAAGCTTAAAAGCAGTATACTATAAAGATAAATGA